In Drosophila nasuta strain 15112-1781.00 chromosome 2R, ASM2355853v1, whole genome shotgun sequence, a single genomic region encodes these proteins:
- the LOC132784956 gene encoding uncharacterized protein LOC132784956, with protein sequence MAAQVLIVLLLAISWTHGLDLNSLENFNCRNHQPSTFDIETMEGLWYEAGRAPATPALACLNVTVPDSVDNGDIELYLEYIDTHDGSNRAVKEPKKFPWDDSASKGIFNVYYGSSKQPVVIYKVVVSEPSYITVICGYGTTYPFASVKIFTRLREVDNSTKEIIEELLAKSRYGSLFMWSEQSPDKCNAAARQLAFGVIPILAFLSLHILTKCWM encoded by the exons ATGGCGGCACAAGTATTAATTGTGTTGCTTTTGGCAATCAGTTGGACGCACGGTCTTGACTTAAACTCACTggaaaatttcaattgccgTAACCATCAGCCGTCAACATTTGATATCGAAACA ATGGAGGGTCTATGGTATGAGGCAGGAAGAGCGCCTGCAACCCCTGCGTTAGCCTGTCTCAATGTTACGGTGCCAGACAGTGTGGATAATGGTGATATTGAACTATATCTGGAGTATATTGACACACATGATGGATCGAATCGGGCTGTCAAGGAGCCAAAGAAATTTCCCTGGGATGATAGTGCGTCCAAAGGCATCTTCAACGTTTACTACGGCTCAAGCAAACAACCCGTGGTCATATACAAAGTGGTCGTCAGCGAACCCAGCTACATTACAGTGATTTGCGGATATGGTACAACTTATCCATTTGCGTCCGTAAAGATTTTCACGCGTTTACGTGAGGTTGATAACAGCACTAAAGAAATCATTGAGGAACTGTTGGCAAAATCAAGATATGGTAGTTTGTTTATGTGGTCAGAGCAATCGCCAGACAAATGCAATGCTGCTGCCCGGCAACTTGCATTCGGTGTGATTCCGATACTCGCCTTTCTTTCCCTTCATATTCTGACCAAGTGCTGGATGTGA